From Pleurocapsa sp. PCC 7319:
AGTCAAAGGCATGAGATGCCACTGCACCCAAGGCACCACCACCTGCATCTTGTCGCGAGTACCAATTCCAGTCTCGTTTGGGATTAGCGCGACTTGTAACCAACCAATCAATTTTAATTAATCTTTTTTGACCTACGTAATCATCTTTAAGATGTTCAGCCAACAATTGCCAAGCAGGAACATAACGAAATTCAAAATCAGCGATCGCTACAACTCCTTGAGCCTCAGCTAAATGATATAGCTCTCTAACCTGATTTGCATTCATGGCCATCGGTTTTTCCAGAAGAAGATGTTTTTTGGCTTCCAGTACTTTTTTGGCCATCTCGTAGTGTAAAAACGGTGGAGTCGAAATACTCACAGCATCTACTTCAGATAGAGCCAGAATTTTATCCAGGTCGTTGTAGGCATAATAAATTTTATTAGAGTCAGCAATTTCTTTGGCTTTATTAAGATCCCGATTATAGACAGCTACAACTTCGGTACGGGGATGATGTTGAAAACCGGGAATGTGTATTTTTTGTCCAAATCCTGTACCAACTACGGCTACGCCAACCTGATGAGGTGTAGATGTCATATAAAAAGTCCTTTCTCGCTCAAAAGTAACACTATCTAAAAATATAAAACACCAAATCACTAATTCGAAATTACTTTACAATTTTGAAAAAGTATAATGTGGCGTAGAACTGAGTAAGGGAAATAATTAGTTTTGGGTTTACTAAACTCTCTCCGAATTCTGGTAACAAAATGGCTGACTTGTGTTTTGGTTGTGATCTTGTTAATTCCGCTATCAGCCTGTAATCCAGCAGCTCTCACTGCCAACCCCAATCAACCACCCCAATTAGTTCAGGCAATTCTGAGCGATCCCAAGACCTTTAACCCAGTGATAGCCGCGGATGCTACTAGCAGTAGTGTAGGAAGGATGATTTTTGATGGTTTAATTACTGAAAATCCCCTTACAGGAGAAATTGAACCTGCTTTAGCCGAATCGTGGTCAATTTCCGAGGATAATTTGAAAATCATTCATACTCTAAGACCAAATCTCAAGTGGTCTGACGGTCATCCCTTAACGGCAGAGGATGTTGTCTTTACTTACAATCAACTCTATCTCAATCCCAATATTCCCTCGGGGATGAGAGATATACTCAAAATTGGCGAAAGTAAATCCTTACCCCAAGTTCGTAAACTTAATGATTTACAGGTTGAGTTTGCTCTTTCTGAACCTTTTGCACCATTTCTGGGTATTACAGGAGCAACAATTTTGCCTGCTCATATTTTGCGAAAAACTATTGAACAAAAAGATCGAGATGGCAAATTAAAATTCTTATCCACCTGGACAGTAGATACTTCTCCAGAAGAAATCGTTGCCAGTAGTGCCTACAAACTAAAGAGTTACGCTACTAATCAACGATTAGTATTTGAAGAGAATCCCTATTACTGGAAAAAAGAAGTAGTTAGCAAAGATATACCCTATATTGAGCGGGTAGTCTGGGAAATTGTTGAGTCTACCGATACATCACTACTACAGTTTCGCTCGGGTAGTTTAGATTCCATTAGTGTTTCTCCTGAATATTTTTCCCTATTAAAAAAAGAGCAGGATAAAGGAAATTTTGAAATTTACAACGGCGGTCCTGATTATGGCACCAATTACATAGTCTTTAACTTAAATACAGGTAAGAGAAATGGTAAACCCTTAGTTGCTCCCAGAAAATCTCGTTGGTTTAATAATGTAAAATTTCGACAAGCTGTAGCTTATGCCATTAACCGTCCCAGAATGGTAAAAAATATTTATCGTGGTTTAGGACAACCCCAACACTCTTTTATTTCAGTTCAGTCTCCTTTTGCTGATGCTAGTTTGCAAGGCTATGATTATAATCCTGAAAAAGCCAAACAGTTATTAAAAGAAGCAGGGTTTAAATACAATCAAAAAAATCAATTGCTAGATTCCGAAGGTAATCGGGTTAGCTTTACATTAAATACCAATGCTGGTAACAAAATTCGAGAAACGATGGGTAATCAAGTCGAAGAAGATTTAGAAGCAATTGGGATGGATGTTAATTTTAGAACGATCAATTTCAATGTTCTGATTGGTAAAACAAGCGGCTCTTTAGACTGGGAATGTATTCTCCTAGGATTAACAGGGGGGAATGAACCAAATAATGGAGCAAACGTTTGGTTTACTGATGGCAACTTGCATATGTTTAATCAAAAACCTGCACCAGGACAAAACCCCATAGAAGGAAGAACAATCTCTGACTGGGAAGAAAAAATAGATCGATTATTTATTAAAGGTGCCAGAGAACTAGACGAAGACAAGCGCAAAGCCATCTATGCGGAAATTCAACAGTTGGTGTCAGATAATGTACCTTTTATCTACTTAGTAAATCCCAAAGCCCTAGGGGCAGTGCGTAACAAGATAGAAGGAGTTGAATATTCTGCCCTGGGCGGTGCTTTTTGGAATCTTGAGGAGTTAAAGATTATTGAATAAGTAAAAGATACGTATTGAGGTTTAGGACTAAAATTCTGGCTTTCTTCGCTAGGTAGAAAACTTCAGAAAAAAGTGATTGGCGAAGCCACCTCCCTTCGGGCGATCGCCAATGATAAATTGAAAGATTGTATTCTCATCTCAATAAAAGTGTTATGATTCAGGCTGAGAATCAACAGATTAATGATTGAGTTTGTATCCAGTATCTAAGGTTTTTTCCGTAAAGTATTGAGCTATTTCTTGGACAATAATTCTGTCTCTCTAAACACAACACTCATTGAGAAGACAACCAAAGTATGTCAATTTACGTAGGCAATTTATCGTACGAAGTCAATCAAGAAGACTTAAATGAAGTCTTTGCCGAGTATGGAACCGTTAAACGGGTTCATATTCCCAGCGATCGCGAAACAGGTCGTCCACGGGGGTTTGCTTTTGTGGAAATGGAATCTGAAGCTAACGAAGATAAAGCTATTGAAGCTCTAGATGGAGCCAAATGGATGGATCGAGATCTAAAAGTTAATAAAGCTAGACCTCGTGAAGATAATAGAAATAGTGGTGGTCGTCGAAACAACCGCTTCTAAGTTTCTCTAGTTAAATTAAAAAATCAATGCTTCTAGGAATCAAGTAGATTAGTTCTATATCTTTTTTCTAGAGGCGTTTTTTTTTGTTGTTTAAACAAAAAATAATCTGATGTTGATAAATAAGTAGAGGGATTAGCTTCCCGCATTATTGTGTCGCGCGATCTCTTTAGGGGATCATTTATAAGAATATAAACTTACTCCTTGTTGCTTAAATCAAATTCCTCAAGATAATAAGACTCATCAATTTCCACCAACCGTTTCTTTGCTATTTTTTGATTGGGGATTTTTTCAGGATTGGGAGGGCTGGGAGTATCGGGATCATCACGATTAAAATCATCACCACCTTCAGAAGCATTAAACAACGAAAACAGCCAAGCTACCAGCAAACCAAATAGATAAGAGACTGCTAGAAGAGTTATAAGCCTCGATGCTATTAAAAACATAGTTTCTTCCTCTTGTGCCAACAAATTTTAGGACATCTTTTGTGCAGAAGTGGATTTAGAATCTTCTTAATTGTACTGTAATTACGACGGTTTCAGCTATTAAGACCACTGAAGGAAATAAAAAATTAAACCAAATATGGTTGGCTTAATTTTTTCTTCTCCCAAGCTAGGGCAGAACTAACAATCTCATCCAAAGAATTATGCTGAGGGTGCCACCCAAGAAGTTCGCGAACTTTATCTCCTGAGGCTACCACACAGGCAGGATCTCCTGGTCGACGAGGAGTTTCATTAATCTGAAAGTTTACCCCAGAAATTTCTCTGATTTTAGATAAAACTTCTCTTACACTGTAACCAGTACCATAGCCACAATTGAGAATTTGGCTCGTTTCTTTCTGCTCAAGATAAGCTAAAGCATCGACGTGAGCAGAGGCCAAGTCTTCTACGTGAATATAGTCGCGAATTCCCGTACCGTCGGGGGTAGGGTAGTCTGTCCCAAAAATACTGGCTGAGGGTCGTATACCTAAAGCTGCATCACACCCTACCTTGATTAAATGAGCTGCTTTTTTGCCCATTTGACCAATTTTTCCCGAACTATCTGCTCCAGCCACATTAAAATAACGCAATATAACATACTTCAGATCTGAAGCTTGAGCATAATCTCGAATAATCTTCTCGCTCATTAATTTTGATTGACCGTAGGGATTAATCGGCAAGGTTGGAGATGACTCTGGGACAGGAGATTCTTTAATTTCCCCGTATACGGCAGCAGTACTAGAAAAAACAAACTGGTTAACGCCAAATTCCTGACAACAATTTAATAAATTAACTACGTTGCAGGTATTGTTGTAGTAATAAGCTAAAGGCTTTTCTAAGGATTCAGGAACAGAAATACTAGCTGCAAAATGCAACACTGCATCAAATTGATGTTGAGCAAAAATCTGTGCTAAGTGTTCGGTATCGTTAAGTTCTCCTGTGACCAATTTTCCATACAATATTGCTTCAGCTGAACCTGTAGACAGGTTATCGTAGGTAACAATCTCATAACCTGCCTCTCCTAGCTTTTTAACTGTATGAGAACCAATGTAACCAGCACCGCCAGTCACTAAAATCTTTGCCATGGGTCTAGTAATTTTTACTTATTCGAGGGACTCAAATTAATTATAAGTAAAAATTAAATCTTAGCGATTAATTTCTCCAAAAATATTATTTGAATTATTTTGGCAGTAAATTCATCTTTAGTAGCTTTTTAATAACTTTTTGCAGTAAGTAGTAGAGCTAATTTAACTTAGTTGTTCTAATGTACTACCTATTTTTGAGGACAGACCTATAATTTCTAAATTTGAAATTAAAGTTCGATAGTTGGTATCTTCAATATTATTGAAACTCTTGTTCAATTTAAGTAATTGTCAAGTAATTTGATTAATACAAATTTGCACTTTGTTTAATCTTTAATTTTCTTTTTCTGGTTAAACTATTCATCTTTGATTCAGATATGCCACGATCGCCAAAATTA
This genomic window contains:
- a CDS encoding Gfo/Idh/MocA family protein, with protein sequence MTSTPHQVGVAVVGTGFGQKIHIPGFQHHPRTEVVAVYNRDLNKAKEIADSNKIYYAYNDLDKILALSEVDAVSISTPPFLHYEMAKKVLEAKKHLLLEKPMAMNANQVRELYHLAEAQGVVAIADFEFRYVPAWQLLAEHLKDDYVGQKRLIKIDWLVTSRANPKRDWNWYSRQDAGGGALGAVASHAFDYISWLFGSVSRLCGYLNCAIPERPDHNDGGKMKPVNADDTCLIMLELDDGTPVQLSISSVTYGGRGHWVEVYGEKGTLVLGSSNLKDYVHGFELFAAPAGKSLKKVSVPKKYDFTQVFTDGRLAPFIRVVDRLVTSIDSEKSLVPSLKEGVYSQLLMDLTHKSHQQNSWVTVPDLEKFIKY
- a CDS encoding ABC transporter substrate-binding protein — its product is MGLLNSLRILVTKWLTCVLVVILLIPLSACNPAALTANPNQPPQLVQAILSDPKTFNPVIAADATSSSVGRMIFDGLITENPLTGEIEPALAESWSISEDNLKIIHTLRPNLKWSDGHPLTAEDVVFTYNQLYLNPNIPSGMRDILKIGESKSLPQVRKLNDLQVEFALSEPFAPFLGITGATILPAHILRKTIEQKDRDGKLKFLSTWTVDTSPEEIVASSAYKLKSYATNQRLVFEENPYYWKKEVVSKDIPYIERVVWEIVESTDTSLLQFRSGSLDSISVSPEYFSLLKKEQDKGNFEIYNGGPDYGTNYIVFNLNTGKRNGKPLVAPRKSRWFNNVKFRQAVAYAINRPRMVKNIYRGLGQPQHSFISVQSPFADASLQGYDYNPEKAKQLLKEAGFKYNQKNQLLDSEGNRVSFTLNTNAGNKIRETMGNQVEEDLEAIGMDVNFRTINFNVLIGKTSGSLDWECILLGLTGGNEPNNGANVWFTDGNLHMFNQKPAPGQNPIEGRTISDWEEKIDRLFIKGARELDEDKRKAIYAEIQQLVSDNVPFIYLVNPKALGAVRNKIEGVEYSALGGAFWNLEELKIIE
- a CDS encoding RNA-binding protein, whose protein sequence is MSIYVGNLSYEVNQEDLNEVFAEYGTVKRVHIPSDRETGRPRGFAFVEMESEANEDKAIEALDGAKWMDRDLKVNKARPREDNRNSGGRRNNRF
- a CDS encoding LapA family protein, with the translated sequence MFLIASRLITLLAVSYLFGLLVAWLFSLFNASEGGDDFNRDDPDTPSPPNPEKIPNQKIAKKRLVEIDESYYLEEFDLSNKE
- the galE gene encoding UDP-glucose 4-epimerase GalE, translated to MAKILVTGGAGYIGSHTVKKLGEAGYEIVTYDNLSTGSAEAILYGKLVTGELNDTEHLAQIFAQHQFDAVLHFAASISVPESLEKPLAYYYNNTCNVVNLLNCCQEFGVNQFVFSSTAAVYGEIKESPVPESSPTLPINPYGQSKLMSEKIIRDYAQASDLKYVILRYFNVAGADSSGKIGQMGKKAAHLIKVGCDAALGIRPSASIFGTDYPTPDGTGIRDYIHVEDLASAHVDALAYLEQKETSQILNCGYGTGYSVREVLSKIREISGVNFQINETPRRPGDPACVVASGDKVRELLGWHPQHNSLDEIVSSALAWEKKKLSQPYLV